In Deltaproteobacteria bacterium, the genomic stretch ATCGGCGCGGCGCAACCCGTCGTCCTGCTGGTCGGCTCGGGCTTCCGCCGCAAGGGCGTCGACGTGCTGCTCGACGTGTGGCGACGCGCCCCGCCGGCCGGAGCGGCGCTCGTCGTCGTCGGCAACGACCAACACCTCGCCCACCGCCAACGTGCGGCGCGCGAGCTTCCCGGGCCGGTCGTCTTCACGGGCCCGCGACGGGACGTCGAGCGATTCTACGCCGCCGCCGACGTCTTCGCGCTACCGTCGCTGCACGAGGGCTGTCCGGTCGCCATCCTCGAAGCACTGGCGTCCGGCGTGCCGGTGGTGACATCGCGCGCGACCGGCGCCCCCGAGCTCCTCCCCGGGCCGCTCGCCGACCTCCTCGTCGACGACCCGCGCGACGTCGGGGCGATCACGGCGCGGCTCCGCCTCGGGCTCGACCCGGCGCGTCGCGCGACGCTCGTCGCCGCCGCCCGCGCGGCGGGCTGCGCCAACGGGCTCGGCGTCGCGGTGGATCGGATGGAGGCGTGGTGCCGCTGGGCCGCGGCCGCCCGGGAGCGTCCGGATGTCTGAGGCGACGTACACGCTCCGGCACGGCGCGACCCGCGACGCCCTCCGGGACGTCGAGGGACTGCTGCGCGCCCCCTCGACGCGCGTCCTGAAGGACGGCCGACGCGCCACCGTCGCCGCCGTCGAGACGTCCGCCGGGCTGCTCGTCCTGAAGCGGTTCCGCGACGACACGCCCCTGCGGCTCGCCGTGGCGCTCGCGCTCGGCCCGAGCGCCGCGCGCGTCTGGCGCGCGACCGCGCTCATGCGCGCCGCCGGCTTCGCCGCGCCCGAGCCCGTCGCGGCGCTCGAGCGGCGTCGCTTCGGTCTGCCGCTCCGCAGCTGCTTCGTCGCGCGCTTCGTCGCGGGTCCCGCACTCGACGAGCTCTGGCGCACGCGCCGGGGCGCCGCGCGCCGCGCCCTCACCATCGCCTTCGCGGACTGGCTCCGCACGCTCCACGCCGCGGGGCTCTACCCGCAGGACCTCCGCGCCGCGAACGTGCTGGTGCCGCGCGAGGATCCACCGGTGTTCGTGCTCGTCGACCTCGATCGCGTGCGGCGCTACCGCCGCCTCTCCTGGCGCCGGCGGCGCAAGAACGTCGTGCAGGTGCACCGTTCGGTCGGCCGCGGCGCGCCCCGCCGCGAGAGCATGCGGTTTCTCCGCCGCTACCTCGGAGATCCGAGCGCGGCGGAGCTGCGCCGGGTCGCCGCCGAGATCGCCGCGCTCGGCGAGCGCAAGGACGCCGAGTACGCGCGCCGCCGCGGGCTCACGCCCGCCGCGGCCGCGACCGCGAGGCGCGCGTCATGAGCGAGCGCGCCCGCGTCTCCTGCACCATCATCTGCTTCGACGAGGAAGAGAACATTCGCGGCGCGCTCGAGAGCGTGAAGTGGTGCGACGAGATCGTCGTCGTCGACTCCTTTTCGAACGATCGCACGATCGAGATCTGCCGCGAATACACCGACCGGATCCATCAGCGCCCGTGGCCCGGGTTCGTCGAGCAGAAGGCCTTCGCGCTCTCCCGGACGAGCCATCCCTGGGTCCTGAACCTCGACGCCGACGAGCGGGTGTCGCCCGAGCTCCGCCGCGAGATCCAGGCGGTGCTCGAGAACCCGACGGCCGACGGCTATTACATCCCGCGCCTCGTCTACTATCTGGGGCGGTGGTGGTGGCGGGGCGGATGGTACCCCGACTATCGCCTGCGACTCTTCCGCCGAGACCGGGTGGTCTGGGGCGGCGTCGACCCGCACGAGAAGGTGATCCTGCACGGACGGAGCACGCGGCTGCGGAGCCCGATGCTGCACTACACCTATCGCGACATCGCGGCCCATCTCGCGACCATCAACTTCTTCACCGGCATGGCGGCGCGCGAGCTCAAGCTGCGCGGGCGGCAGGCCGCGCTCGCGGACATCTTCCTGCGTCCGCTGTGGCGCTTCCTGCGCTTCTACGTCCTGCGGCGCGGGTTCATGGAAGGCATCGCCGGGCTCTTCGTCGCGCAGTCGGCGGCCTTCTACGTCTTCGCGAAGTACGCCAAGCTCTGGGAGGCGACGCACAGCCGCTCCCGCATGCCGCCGCCATGAGCGCCGGGCGTCCGCTCGCGATCCTCCACGTCGACCCCGAGCGCGGACTCGGCGGCGGCGAACAGCAGGTGCTCGGGCTGCTCGCCGGACTCCACGCGGAAGGCCATCGCCAGACGCTCGCGGCCGATCCGCGCGGCGGGCTCGCGGCTCGCGCCGCGGCGCTCGGGATCGCCGTCGCCCCGCTCGCCATCCGCAACCACCTCGACGTCTGCGCCGCCCGCCGCCTGGCGCGACTGCTGGCGCGCGAGCACCGCGACATCGTCCACTTCCACACCGCGCGCGCCCACGCGATGAGCTTCTTCCTCCGCGCCCCCGCCGGAACGGCGCGCGTCGTCACGCGGCGCATGGACTATCGGCTCCGCGGCGGCTGGTACGCGCGGCGGCTCTACAATCGCGAGGTCGACGCGGTGGTGGCGATCGCGGAAGCCGTGCGATCCGCGCTGGTGGCGAGCGGCGTCGACCCCGCGCGCATCCACCTCGTCCCGAGCGGCGTCGACGCGAGCCGCTTCGCGGCGGGGCCGGAGGCGCGCACGGCGGCGCGCGCCCGGTTCGCGATCGCCGACGGTGCGTGGGTGCTCGCCGCCGTCGGCGCGCTCGAGGAGCGCAAGGGACACGACGTGCTCTTCGACGCGCTCGCGCGCGACCCCGACCCGCGGCGCGTCGTGCTCGTGGCGGGAGACGGCACCCGCGCGAGTGCGCTCCGGGCGCGGATCACGGCGCTCGGACTCACAGCCGGCGTGCGCCTGCTCGGTGGTGTCGACGACGTCGCGCCCGTCCTCGCGGCGGCCGACGTGCTCGTGATGCCGTCGCGCCATGAAGGGCTCGGCGTCGCGGCGCTCGAGGGGATGGCGGCCGGGCTGCCGGTGATCGCAAGCCGCGTCGGCGGTCTCCCCGAGGCGATCGTCGACGGCGAGACGGGGCTGCTCGTAGCGCCCGGCGACGCGGCCGCGCTCGCCGCCGCCCTCGCTCGTCTCGCGGCCGACCCGGGGCTCGCGCGCCGGCTCGGCGCCGCCGGCGCGGCGCGCGTCGCCTCCCGTTTCAGCATGGCGGCGATGGCGGAGGGAACGCTCGCCGTGTATCGACGGCTCGCCGCGGCAGGCACGAAGGGGAAGGCATGAGCGAGACGACGCGACTTCGAGGACTGATCCGACGCTTTCCGGGCACCCGGGTGCTCGTGATCGGCGACCTGATGCTGGACCAGTTCGTCTGGGGCGACGTGAGCCGCATCTCCCCGGAGGCGCCGGTCCCCATCGTACGGGTCCGGCGCCAGGAGGGACGGCCCGGCGGCGCCGGCAACGTCGTCACCAACGTGGTCGCTCTCGGCGGACGCGCCGACGCGTGCGGCTTCGTCGGCGACGATCCCGTCGGCCGCGCGCTCTCCACGGCGCTCGTGGAGGCGGGCGGCGGCCTCGCCGGCATCGTCCGCAGCCGCGCCGTCGGCACCACCGCCAAGACCCGGGTCATCGCCCACAGCCAGCAGGTGGTGCGTTTCGACCAGGACCCTGACGCCGACGGCGTGCCGCCGAGACTCGCGCGGCGGCTGCGCGCCTGGGTCGCGACCCACGCCCGCCGCTACCCCGTGATCGTCGTCTCGGACTACGGGAAGGGCGTCGTCACGCCCGAGCTGCTGGCCGACCTCGCCGCTCTCCGGCGGCACCACGGCTTCCACTACGTCATCGATCCGAAGCGCCCGAACTTCGCCCACTACCGCAGCGCGAGCCTCGTGAAGCCGAACCTCGGCGAGGCGAGCCTCGCCGCCGGCCTCGACATCACCGACCGGTCGTCGCTCGACGCCGCGGGTCGCGAGCTCCTGCGCCGCTGGGAAGCCGACGCGATCCTGATCTCGCGGGGCGAGGAGGGCATGACGCTCTTCAAGCCGCGCGCGCGCGCCCACCATTTCCCGACCGCGGCCCAGGAGGTCTACGACGTGACGGGCGCCGGCGACACCGTGCTGGCGACGTGCGCGCTGGCGCTCGCCGCCGGCGGGAGCTTCGAGGAGGCCGCGCGGCTCGCGAACCAGGCGGCCGGGGTCGCGGTCGGCAAGGTCGGTACGGCGACGGTGAGCGCCCGCGAGCTCGCGCGCGCCCTCCGCAACCACCCATGAGGATCCCATGAGCAAGACGACCCGCGGCGTCCGGTCCATGACCGGCTTCGGAAGCGCCTCCGCCCCGCTCGCGGGCGGACGCCTCACGATCGAGCTCCGCTCCGTGAACCAACGCTTCCTCGACGTGCGCGTCACCGCGCCGCGCGAGTACGCCCCCTGGGAAGCCGCCTGCCGCGAGCTGGTCGGCAAGCACGTCGCGCGCGGGCGGGTCGAGGTGTACGTCAGCCGCAACGCGCCGACGCGCGGCCGGACGCGCGTCGTCCTCAACGTCGAAGCCGCGCGCGACTACGCCGCCGCGTGGCGCAAGGTCGCTGCGGAGCTCGGCATCCGAAGCGCGCTCGACCTCGGGCTTCTGCGCGGCGCCGAGATCTTCGAGACCGTCGAGACACCACGCGATCTCCGGAGCGAGTTCCCGGCGGCGTCCCGGGTGCTCGCGCGGGCCCTCGCGACGCTCGACCAGGCGCGGCGGCGCGAAGGCAGGAACCTGCAGCGCGACATGCTGCAGCGGGGGGCGCGGCTCGTGGCGATCGAGCGCGCGATCCGCGCCCACGCCGCGACCGTCGCGGGCGAGCTGCAGGCCAAGGTGAACGACCGCCTGCAGAACCTCCTCAAGGGCTCGACGGTCGATCCGGCGCGCGTCGCCCAGGAGGTCGCCTACCTGGCGGAGCGGAGCGACGTCACCGAGGAGCTGGTCCGCCTGAGGAGCCATCTCGAGGAGCTCCGCACGCTCCTCGGAACCGGCGGCGCCGTCGGCAAGCAGGTCGAGTTCCTGCTCCAGGAGACGCACCGGGAGGTGAACACGATCGGCTCCAAGGTCAATCAGCTCGAGATCACACGGCTCGTGGTGGAAGCGAAGGGTGAGATCGAGCGGCTCAGAGAACAGGTGCAGAACGTCGAGTGATTCCGTAAGATCACGCATGGGTGCCGATTTCACGTTCGACCGTCACGGGATCGTCTTCATCGTTTCCGGCCCCTCCGGGGCCGGGAAGAGCACGCTGGTCGAGGGGCTCATGACGCGCTTCCCGGAGCTCGGCCTGTCGGTGTCCTACACGACCCGCGCCCCGCGCGGCACCGAGGTGGCCGGCCGCGAGTACCACTTCGTCGATGCCGCCGAGTTCGCCCGCCGCCGGGACGCCGGCGAGCTGGCCGAGTGGGCCGAGGTGCACGGCGCCCTCTACGGCACGCCGCGTGCGCCCCTCGACGACGCGATCGCCGAAGGGCGCGACATGCTGCTCGACATCGACGTGCAAGGGGCCCGACGACTCAAGCGCGTCTACCGCGACTCGGCGGTGGCCGTGATGGTCTTTCCGCCGTCCTGGGGCGAGCTCGAGCGCCGCCTCCACGATCGCCGCACCGACGACGAGGCCGCGATCGCGCGCCGCCTCGCCCGCGCCCGCGAGGAGGCCGATCACCTCCCCGAGTACGACTATTTCGTCCGCAACGCGGATCGCGAAGAGGCCGTGGCGCAGGCGATCGCGATCGTGCTCGCGGAACGGGCGCGCGTCAGCCGGATCGTCGTGGAGCCGACGCCGTGAACCTCTCCGCTCTCCTCGACAAGGTCCGCGAGTACAACCCCGCCGCCGACCTCGCCACGGTGCAGCGGGCCTACGGGTTCTCCGCGGAGGTCCACCGCGGCCAGAAGCGCAAGTCCGGCGAGCCGTACCTGGTCCACCCGCTCGAGGTCGCGAGCCTGATCGCCGACCTCCGCCTCGACGTGCCGAGCATCGCGACCGGGCTTCTGCACGACACCGTCGAGGACACGCTCACCACGCTCGGCCAGGTCGAGTCGCTGTTCGGAAGCGAGATCGCGGGGCTGGTCGACGGCGTGACCAAGATCGGCCAGATCAACTTCACGAGCCGCGCCGAGTCGCAGGCCGAGAACTTCCGCAAGATGATCATCGCGATGGCGCGCGACATCCGCGTCATCCTCATCAAGCTCGCGGACCGCACCCACAACATGCGGACGCTCTCGCACCTCCCGCCCGAGCGGCAGACGGAGATCGCGCAGGAGACCCTCGACATCTACGCGCCGCTCGCGCATCGCCTCGGCATTTATTGGATCAAGAGCGAGCTCGAGGACTCGGCGCTCCGCTACATGCACCCCGAAATCTACTACCAGCTGAAGCGCAACGTCGCGAAGAAGAAGACCGAGCGCGAGCAGTACATCGAGCACGTACGGAGCGTCCTGCTGAAGAAGCTCGAAGCCGCGGGCATCGAAGCGACCGTGACCGGCCGTCCGAAGCACTTCTACTCCATCTACCAGAAGATGCAGACCCAGCAGCTCCTGTACGACCAGATCTACGATCTCGTCGCGTTCCGTCTCCTCGTCGACTCGACCCGCGAATGCTACGAGGCGCTCGGCGT encodes the following:
- a CDS encoding glycosyltransferase family 2 protein, with protein sequence MSERARVSCTIICFDEEENIRGALESVKWCDEIVVVDSFSNDRTIEICREYTDRIHQRPWPGFVEQKAFALSRTSHPWVLNLDADERVSPELRREIQAVLENPTADGYYIPRLVYYLGRWWWRGGWYPDYRLRLFRRDRVVWGGVDPHEKVILHGRSTRLRSPMLHYTYRDIAAHLATINFFTGMAARELKLRGRQAALADIFLRPLWRFLRFYVLRRGFMEGIAGLFVAQSAAFYVFAKYAKLWEATHSRSRMPPP
- a CDS encoding glycosyltransferase; its protein translation is MSAGRPLAILHVDPERGLGGGEQQVLGLLAGLHAEGHRQTLAADPRGGLAARAAALGIAVAPLAIRNHLDVCAARRLARLLAREHRDIVHFHTARAHAMSFFLRAPAGTARVVTRRMDYRLRGGWYARRLYNREVDAVVAIAEAVRSALVASGVDPARIHLVPSGVDASRFAAGPEARTAARARFAIADGAWVLAAVGALEERKGHDVLFDALARDPDPRRVVLVAGDGTRASALRARITALGLTAGVRLLGGVDDVAPVLAAADVLVMPSRHEGLGVAALEGMAAGLPVIASRVGGLPEAIVDGETGLLVAPGDAAALAAALARLAADPGLARRLGAAGAARVASRFSMAAMAEGTLAVYRRLAAAGTKGKA
- the rfaE1 gene encoding D-glycero-beta-D-manno-heptose-7-phosphate kinase, giving the protein MSETTRLRGLIRRFPGTRVLVIGDLMLDQFVWGDVSRISPEAPVPIVRVRRQEGRPGGAGNVVTNVVALGGRADACGFVGDDPVGRALSTALVEAGGGLAGIVRSRAVGTTAKTRVIAHSQQVVRFDQDPDADGVPPRLARRLRAWVATHARRYPVIVVSDYGKGVVTPELLADLAALRRHHGFHYVIDPKRPNFAHYRSASLVKPNLGEASLAAGLDITDRSSLDAAGRELLRRWEADAILISRGEEGMTLFKPRARAHHFPTAAQEVYDVTGAGDTVLATCALALAAGGSFEEAARLANQAAGVAVGKVGTATVSARELARALRNHP
- a CDS encoding YicC family protein, with the protein product MSKTTRGVRSMTGFGSASAPLAGGRLTIELRSVNQRFLDVRVTAPREYAPWEAACRELVGKHVARGRVEVYVSRNAPTRGRTRVVLNVEAARDYAAAWRKVAAELGIRSALDLGLLRGAEIFETVETPRDLRSEFPAASRVLARALATLDQARRREGRNLQRDMLQRGARLVAIERAIRAHAATVAGELQAKVNDRLQNLLKGSTVDPARVAQEVAYLAERSDVTEELVRLRSHLEELRTLLGTGGAVGKQVEFLLQETHREVNTIGSKVNQLEITRLVVEAKGEIERLREQVQNVE
- the gmk gene encoding guanylate kinase produces the protein MGADFTFDRHGIVFIVSGPSGAGKSTLVEGLMTRFPELGLSVSYTTRAPRGTEVAGREYHFVDAAEFARRRDAGELAEWAEVHGALYGTPRAPLDDAIAEGRDMLLDIDVQGARRLKRVYRDSAVAVMVFPPSWGELERRLHDRRTDDEAAIARRLARAREEADHLPEYDYFVRNADREEAVAQAIAIVLAERARVSRIVVEPTP